TTTATTGAGGTTAGCGGCAATGTATTTGCATCAACTATGCGAGCTATACACGATGGCAACCCAAATCCAATGATTGCACATGTACGCACATTTGCACCAGATTCATGGTGGAATACCACCTGAGGACAACTGAAGAGGACTCTGGCATACAGCCTTCTTGCTTAGCTCACTTTTTCGAATTCTTCCAAAAGTAAATTCctgattttctttcttaaaCCAGAGGCCTCTTCAAGTTTGAACCACTGCTTGCCAAACTGAATATTGAAAATTGTTAACCAAGGAAAAGTGGAAGAGGGACTGCAAACTCCCTGTGTTCACAACATAGTGGAAAAGGAAATTGGGGCAGTAAAGAGAGTGGGAttaattgattgaattttttattcaaatagaaaaacatttattattcaaaagaaataaacaaaaggaaagaaatgatttatttatttatttatatttcaattaaattaaGCTCTTACCTTTTGTTCTAGCTTCCTAGGGTACGAAGTACCAGAACACAACAACCCACTTCAACCAAACACGCTCCACAAGATTCGCAGTCCCCTTTCGCTATACTACTATCTCCATGGCTGAGGCCCCAGCCCCTCCAGCAACCGAAGACCCCAGCTTCCAATCATCGGACCCCGATAACCCAACGTCGCAAACTTCCCAAACTGATCCAGCGTCCGCATCCGCTGCGCCAGCTCCGCCGCAACAGCAGTCCTCAACACCAGTAGCGCCAATCCCTAACCCTAATCCGAGTCCGGCTCTAGTGCCCCCAACGCCCCCTCCAGTGGCCTACTATGCGCCACCACCAATCTCCGGTGCATCCGTTCTCCCTCTTAGTGTCCCATCTTTTCGTCCGGTTCCGCAGTTCTCGCCGATTCCGAATTACCAAAACCCTGGCGTGCCGCCACCTGGTGTGAGTTCCGCACCTGGATCGGTGCCTGCGCCCATGATGCCGTATCAAGTTCTGCCCGGTCAGGCTATGAATCCGGCAATGAGACCTTATGCTCCAATGCCGAATGGTTTTGTGGCTACTCCGCAAGGGACTATGAATCCAGCCGGTGGGTTATGCCTTCTTTAGTGCTATATGTATCTCTCTATCTTTCACATCATTCAGATTTCGCCCGTTCAAGTATATCTCTGTCTAATTTCTTCCCCGTAATTCATCTGAATTTATCACGCCAATAGACGTTATTTTATACTATTTTGGACGCATGATTGTAACTAGTAGTTCAATCACTGTGATAGTTGTATTTTGTTATTGAATATGGATATTGAGCTGGTAAATGGAACCACATAAGCATTCTTTAATTTAGTAGTGTGGAAGAGTGTGTTAAAAAGAGTTTGGGAAACATTTAGAAAATTCGGAATAGGGGCATCGATGACAGGATGTTTTCTCCTACAGTGTCTTGATTGAATTCCTTGAGAGAGGTTGGAAGGGCTACATATTGCTTAAGAGATCCACTTCTACAACTCCTTTTTGGTATGCACATATTCACCTGGTTCTTCTTGATTGCCCTTAGAATAAAGCTAGTTTTGATGAACGCTTTATTTTATGCACTTATACCAGCCCATTAATTTTTCCCATAACTTTCAAGTTAAAGGTTATGACACAATTCAGTGTAATTGCTAAATTATGTCTGGTTGTGTCATGTTCATTTTAGTAGGCTACTTTGTGGTAGTTATAAGGCCTCTTTCCCTTTCATGGGTCTATGAATTGCGAGCAGCAGATCATCTTACAAACTGAGTGCTCATCCTTATGTTGTAAGGTATTGCAATCCTCTCAGTTAGTCTATCTATTTCCATCCCCCCTATCTgttgcttttctttctttttttggtgaatGGAATAGTTTGATGATGCTATGGATGACAAGGTAAGCCAGCTTTTCATATCCTTATTTATGAATTCGATGCTTTATTCTTAATGTTTCCTTCAGGTTGTCTGATCAGCTGGTGATAGTTGCCATGCCTGTTGGTGCCATCTCTAATATGATTTTATGTGTGGtaacaaattttttattattttccagATTATTGTTTTTTGTATGCTCGGTTATaggaaaaataattattgactACTTTAATGTGTAGTCATGCACTGACAGATCTGCATAAAtgcttttttttgtgtgtaggACTTCCCCGATATCTTTCTCCATACCCAGCTATGGTTAGGCCTGCTTTTCCTCCACGACCAGTTGGAGCAGTTGGCATGCTTCCAGGAGTGGCACGTCCCCTTGTTCCAGGTATCCCGGGAGTTCGGCCAGTTATACCTCCTATTATGAGGCCAGTTGTGCCTTCCGTTACACCAGTGGAGAAACCTCAGACTACAGTATACATTGGCAAGATAGCACCAACAGCGGATAATGATTTTATGCTCTCTCTCCTTCGGGTGGGTTGGCAGTTATTTCGATTCTACATGTTCATACTTCGCAATTGTACCAACAAAAGAAATTTACTCTATCAATAGGCCATTGAGATTCATTATTGATGTTTTAAGTAATGTCTCATTTTTGTATGTTTTGTAGGTCTGCGGACCTGTCAAGAGCTGGAAGAGAGCACAAGATCCCTCAGATGGGACTCCTAGAGGCTTTGGATTCTTTGAATTTGAGTCAGCTGATGGGGTCTTACGTGCATTAAGACTGCttagtaaatttaatattgatgGGCAGGAGCTGGTGGTACGTATGCATATCGAAATTTACCCAAACAAATCTTGTGTGGCTTCTTTTGAATTTTCTACTTTGGTTTGCTGCTTTGGGTgattaatttgaatgaaatttgaTAATCTTCAAATTTGGATACCTTTTGCAAATGTTCTCCTTTGTCCCTCTGTTCAAGACCATTCTGACAAGAAAGGAAGGGTTATgctattttttttccataaaataTGTGACTATTGGAAATCTCCGTTGACAAATATGAgggttgtgtttgaaatttaaTTGAATGTACAAGCTGAAAGCATGGAACTAGATGGTGATTGCTAGAGACACTGAACTGGCTGGTATTATTTGGTGGTAAATGTGTTCCCGCATAACCACGGGTTGTATCGTGGGTCTTGGATGTTTGATTAAATTAAAGTAGTCAATGCTTATTATCCATttgaatttgtatttttataatGAGTTTTACTTGGACTTTTGTCTTTTTATGCGAAAAAAAACAGTTAAATGTTAATCAAGGAACGAGAGAATATCTTGAGCGATATGTGaagaagaaaactgaaaatgcaaAGAAGCCAAAGGAAGGTCAAGCTGCTGAGGATGGGAGAGAAGGGGATGGTGCTTCAGGTGTTAAGAAGAATGAAGAACTTAAATCGTCTGCGGAAGACTTGAAGGAGGAAAATGATGCGAAGAGCAAAGATAACAATGATGTTGCCAACTTTGGGATTGTGACTGATGAAGACATGGAAGGTGATCAAGATGCCCTAAAGAAGCTTACAAACATGATAGATGAGAGGTTAAAGACCAAACCACTACCTCCACCTCCTGCAGAAATACCTGCTGATAGTTCTGGGCATGGAAACCCAGACTTGCCAGCTAGATTGAGGGAAGGAGACTCTGATGTAGATATAACTAAAAATGGTAAGTTTCAAAGTAATTGAATGTATTTTGCATTTTTCTATTACCAACAATAAGCAGGTACCAACAGAGAAATCATTACATTCTTTATTCTATTCGGACATAGATAAATTTTTGTGATTGTTACTTTTGGCATTCTTAAATAGTTTGATTGTGAAGTGCTGATATTGTGGATCTGTTATAATTGCTATCTCAAATTTTGCGGATGCAGCCAATGATAGAAATGATGATGAGACTACTAGTGACAACAAAGCAACGAGTGAGCCTGATAAGCCTGAAACAAGCTCACCTGAAAGGAGTAGAAGATATGACAGAAGAAGCAGAgatagagacagagacagagacagagatgTAAAAGGAGACAAGGAACGAGAAATTGAGAGATACGAAAGAGATGCAGAGCGAGAACGAGTAAGGAAAGAGAGGgagcaaagaagaaaaatagaggAGGCTGAGCGTGAGTATGTGGAGCGCCTTAAAGAGTGGGAGTATAGAGAACGAGACAGAGAGAAGCAGCGACAccaggagaaggagaaggaaaaagaaagggaacGTAAGCGCAAGAAGGAGATTCTttatgatgaagaagatgaggatgatgattcAAGGAAAAGGTGGCGAAGGAGTGCGCTGGAGGATAAAAGGAGGAGGAGACAGCGTGAAAAAGAGGATGACTTGACCGACAGgctaaaagaagaggaagaaattgcCGAGGCCAAGAGGAGGGCCGAGGaagaacagcagcagcagcaactaCAAAGAGATGCATTGAAACTTTTGTCCGGACATGTTATCAATggaaatgagaaaaaaataacGGCCAAAGAAACCAGTTCTGAAGTTGAAAATAAAGCAGCTGATCAGGCTTACCAGGATGTAGGTAATCTACACCATTTAGGTAAGTATTTAAGGCTTATTTTCTTTGTTACGTGTACTATTGTTATTCATCTTCCTTGGAACAGCCCCCAACCCAAAGAAAGGAAAGAGggatgaaaacaaaataaaaggcattttcatttttcttaatgGATTACATGGCAGGCAACGAAGCTTTACGGAATGGTACTACTACTAATGAAGATTCAGCCACAGTGGCAAATGCTGAACCAGAATTGCAGCAGAGTGGCAACGCCCCCGCAAGAAAGTTGGGGTTTGGTTTAGTTGGTTCTGGAAAACGAACTTCTGTTCCTTCCGTGTTCCATgtggaagatgatgatgatgcacaCAAGGATAAAAAGATGAGGCCCCTGGTTCCCATTGATTATTCAACTGAGGAACTGCAGTTTGTCCAACCTAGTGTTTCTGGAGCACAACCTGTAAATCTGGCTGCTGCGGCAGAGTTTGCGAAGCACATCTCACATGTTGCTTCTAAAGAAGAGAAGCCTGATGCAGAAAAGGAAAGAAGCAGACGTTCTCATGATCGTTCAAATAGAAGGGATAGAGACCGGAATGATGAGGATAAGAGTCGCAACAGAGATGAGAACAAAGGGAAGACTTATGATCGAGAGACGGAGCGAGAGGTGAAGACACCAGATACTAAGAAGCTCTTAGATGCAAAACAACTGATTGATATGATCCCGAAGACCAAGGAGGAATTGTTCTCATATGAAATAAATTGGGCTGTGTATGACAAGGTTAGCAATTCTTCTGATACTTTAGTATATTAACAGCTTTGATTTGAGATGTAGTGCTTGTGCTTTCCTTTAAGGGGGCAAAACAAAGTGCTTTTTGCATGAATATTCTGGTGAGTTTATTCCGGCTCTTcctccttttatttatttatttgtctttttcGTTGCAACATACACCATACACTCTCTCTGATGCTCAAGTATATCAACTACTTTTGAGTTTCGCTTGTTAGCTCTtagttttgtaattttgtagTGTAGTACTCATGCAGCTGGTTTTTCAGTTTGTTTTCGtgatttttctaaaatataGTTTTTCAGCAGTACGTTTTCGTGTATTTAAACTGCTGACTGATTTGCCTGGCTTTTCTGTTTAATCCTTCTCAAAGCGGATGAGTTTCTTTCCAAGACCCATTTCACGTGGTCAATTTGCCTTGGAAAATGTCATTTTGATAAAAGTGGGTATCAGGCCGAGAGCCACTTGGTTGATAATCCTAGCTCTTGATGGATAGTTTATCCACATCCAATAAGACAATACATGAATGGTTGTGATAAGGGATATATTATATTCCTTACTTGCATCTTATCTTCACATGAAGTCTGTTCGAAAACAAAAATCACCATGTCTGATCTACGGGATTATGTATGGATGCAGAGGTTATTTACATTTATCatatggcttttttttttaaggggaCTAAAATATACTGGGGGGGCTGAACTGCCCTCATTCCATGAGCTACATTCCAGCTACCTAGTGAAATGAGATGCTAGTGCATGTGATTCACAATTTAATTAGTTGGATTAAAGTTTTGAAAATGGTAAAGTAGAGCTTTATGGGTGCTGCAACTTCTTGAGCTAGTGCTGAAACTGTTATGAAATTAGTACTTGAAGAAGATCCCTcaaggtattttttttattatcataagAGCTACttacattttgtttttgtttttcaaaaacattaaaaaatgtAGGAAAATTAACCAACTTGTTTTTGATCAAGGTTATTATAACTTTTGCTTATGCTTGTTTTGTTGTGCACCTTTACAGCACGAACTGCACGTGAGAATGAGACCATGGATATCCAAGAAAATTACAGAGTTCTTGGGAGAGGAAGAAACCACCCTTGTAGATTACATTGTATCGAGTACTCAAGATCATGTGAAAGCATCCCAAATGCTGGAGCAGCTTCAGTCTATATTAGATGAAGAGGCTGAAATGTTTGTCCTGAAGATGTGGAGGATGCTCATTTTTGAAATTAAGAAGGTGGAGACGGGTCTTTCAGTGAAGTCAAGAAGCTAGCCAAAGTCTACATTATTATCTTTATGATTCCCTTCCTCACAATATGATGCATAACCATTGCTTTTCAGAGGCTTAGTTTTCCAGTAGCATAGATTAGACAATAGATTGTATGAagctcattttttttgtttcctttcaaAGTACAATCACTTTCCGTCAGCAAATGCATCTATAGAGTTTCGCTGGTACATTTCTTGTATGAAAAGCTGCCTTTGATACAGAAATATTGTTTACTGAATGAATGATACATTTTGAGTTACTTGCTCCTAAGGGTGCTTGCTTAGTGGATTAGACTCCTTTTGGATTGATGTTGCAGAGTCAAGTGACTATGGTTAAGGAAGGATGAGCAATTTCACTTTGCTTAAATTGTAGGAGAGAAAGTTAAGTGGGGTGAAGGAGGGGGAATTACCCCTCATTCAAAGGAATTATTATTCCAAGAAACATCCGTGGctttatccaagaaaaacatCAAGTGGGTATCTGAATTTTCATTTATCTGTATTTTACACATTTACATACATGACAACACCATCACAGTCCAATGTGGAATGGCTTCTTTCCTTCTCTATAAAATCTACCCcacccttctttctttttttaatgttgtACAAAGCAGGGATCAAATGGCTTGCAATAATACTAAAGCCAATACAGACGATTATCATGAAGAATTGAATGAAGCGCGATAAAACTGTACAAATTATGATCGTCATCAGAAACTGTCATCAACTCCCAGAGCGGTTGATGGGttatcttcctcctcctctagCTCCAACTCTGGCTCACCAGGCCCAAATTCAGTTGTTTCGACGTCAGCAAGGTTCTTCAGATCAACCACAGAAAGCTCATCTAAGCGCCTGACCACCAGGTCTGCAGCCCCAAGCTCATACACAGGATGCTTGCTAGCAACAGCTACGCATTTCATCTGCGCATCATGGGCAGCCTCCACTGTTTGATTAGAGTTCCCAAACACAATACAGCGTTCAGGTATAAATTTTAGAAGCTGAGCTGCATAACTAAACATCTCTGGATCAGGCTTTCCCCTATGAACATCCTCCGCTGCAACAATCGCACTGAAATACTCTTCAATTCCAATCGACCCAATTGCAGTTTCAAGAGTCTTTCGAGGGCGAGTAGAAACTAGTGCCATTGGTATCTTGTAATGCATCAGAACATTCACAAACTCCTGAGACCCAGTTCGTAGTCTGTATATCCCACCTTGCAAAGCTTGATAAATTTCTTCCTTCCGAGCAGCCATTTTTCTCACCTGCACTGGGTCTCTTGACCAGCAAAGAACTTCAGAAATTGCCTGCTCGTTCTTCATGCCCTCTATTCGTTTCAAAATGAAAGTGGGAGGAGGGGATATTCCTTCCTCTTGGGAAAGAGCCAGCCATGCTTGCCTCTCAAGATcaggattttcttcaacaataaCTCCTTCCCATTCAAATATGGCACCTAACCAACCACAACCCATCCTTTCCTGTCGAAGCAACGGATTATGTAATGATGGGTCATCCGCTTTATTTTCCGGTGGCCACAACCCTGGTTTTCGATCAACCCCCGTATCAGTGTCAATCTGGTAGTTCCAACTTTGGGGTATTTGATCCTCCTCTCTAGATGAATAGGCTTCTTTTGTCAGCTCTGTGGCAAGAGCTTTAGAATTCACTACCTTGACTTTCAGTCTAAGAACAGAATGCAGAGGAGAAACAACTTTTCTGCCCATTAATTCTGTTAAAAGGAAACGACAACTATCCAAAGATTTCTTCTTGCATGTCATATTTCTAAAAGGAATCCCACCACAAAGTGGCCTATACCCAATAAGAGATGTCATGGAAATTGAGTCCAACATATTAAAATGTGACAACAGCAACTACAAATTCAACCCTACAACTAATTCAATTTCTCTCTATCTCGGTCTCCTGGAGCAGTGGAACGCAATACCACCCCAATTCGGCCTATATTAATATCAAGAAGCCGAATCACACGTGATGATCAAACTCAATATCTACACATCAAATTCCAATCAAGAACCGATGAAAGATGAACAAAACCAGTCTTGCTACCACAAACCCCCAATTTTATCATCCAAAAACCACCACAAGCATCCCCTTCAAGCCAAACTAAGCATAACCCATATAACCCCCCAGCAATCAAAAACCCCAGctttcaagaaaaagcaaagGGAACCAACCAAACCCTGATATATCAACAAAGTATATACCACAACGATTTGACCTATAAAATCCTAATTACAGATCGTATAAACAGGGAGGAAAGGATAACGAAGAACCTGGGGTGGAATCAACCGTGACTAGAGATTGAACAGCAGagatgatagaaagaaaaacgaGTAGCTAGATTCTTCGTAGAAAGGATGATGTCAATCTCTCTCtgcctccctccctctcttgTTGATTCTtgaaggagaagagaagaagacgTGTTttcgtattttattttttcttatttttatttttgtggtttATAATTTGGGTTGGTGTCCGTTGGAGGACTGTATATTCAACCGGAGATGCCGGCAAACGTGTCGGTGACGTAGCCCTTTCTGAGTCAGAGACGGGTCGGATTTTGTTTAGATTCAACGCCCATGTTTAAGTAGTTTCGAGTTTATTTTTAACTCTCACAATAAGTTCGAATTAAGCTTCAACGCCAATCTCTTTGTGATACCCTATCCTCATGCTATTGGTCGTTGAGTTTGAGTCCAAAGAGAGATGGGACATAAAGGATGCGTGTTGATAATCGAGCACTAAATAAGATCACAATGCGACACGGATTGATTCTCTATTCCAAGGTTGGATGATCTGTTGAATTAGCTTAGTGGAGATTCGATGTAATTCAGGTGCGTCCTGAATGCGAAATGGATTGTATGAATGGTTCGTGATCCATTTAGTCATGGAATATTTTCATCAGCTTCACTTTAGTTTCATGGTGTGTTGTCTTGTTCTTTCTAAAGCCTATGTAATCTACGAGGAAGCCAGATGACATACCTGTTCTGGCGAAAATACATGTTCACTAGGTAGATGCCCGCGCTCTGCTGCGGGCGTGACAGTCTCCTGTGAAAAGTTGCTCATTTTCTGCAATCTTTTTGTCAAGCAGCAGAAGATTACTTCCTTATCCTTAAAAGTATATGAAAATATTATTGTACCACTGAATCAAGCATTTACAATCAGAAACTAACTAGTATTGaagcttaaaataaaatatgttaacGTTGATCTCTAGGGATCAAAGAAATTCACCTGGGAAACCCAGGAAATCGAAAGAGTAGGGCTCAAATAAAGCACAGTGAATTATGATACTTCACCGATAATAGCATCTACGGTAGATCAGTAGATGAGATTGCTGCTATAGACCTACGGTTGAAGGACGAAAAAAACTGATAACTACCAACCAGTTACGAAGGATTCCCTCAAAGTCACATGAATAGAGTGAACGATCACTGCCACCATTCTCTTGAAAAGAGAGGACCCCCTCTTAAGAAAAAAGTGTACTAGCTCATGGTACCTGAAAATATATTCATAAAAAGTGCACAAGGATGATATATAGGCAGCAAGCCCCTTAACTTCTGTTATATCTCTAGCGTGATCCTCGCACCAAGTTTAAGTTCATGCTGTGCTATCAACAGACTGCAGGACAAGTGATCGGTACCTGGATTTGCAATATGCATAGCTGTCTTCAACCGACGATTTTCCAAAAGTATCAATGTTGCAGTCGGAGAATACAGCAGAAATATTTTCCATATCAGTTCCATCATAACAATCTAACATTTTGTCCACGATTGATTTTGCATAGCATATTAGCATGTGTCATGAATTTTACTGTCTATAAGAAACAGACACTCACTAAATATACTAAAGAAATTTTTGTGAGTCGTGACCCACAATAGTTGTGGCTCTGGGACTccaaaggaaataaaaaaatagcaGATACAGTATGGGCTACTTCAACACACGACCAAGTATCACTTTTCAAAAAGCTTCCAAAACGGGAACCATCAAGCAGAATCGCCAACAGCAGTTCTTAAAAACAAGATTACCGAGAATTGCATCATGTAATTGATGAGCAAGACAAAATTAAGTatccaaaaatatcaaaaataattTGATCCGCGAATTGTATTTCCATTGTGTTCTTTTTTAACGTCGTTCAAAATATCAAGAGCACGTTCGAACCTACCTACATTTATATGTGCTTTTACTAACACAGCATAAGTGACATAGTTTGGAGATACACCTGAATTCAACATATCGGAAAGAAGTGTCTCAGCTTCCTCAATTCTTCCATTCTGGCACAGACTGTTTAAGAGAATAGTATATGTATAGACATTTGGGGCACAACTAACCCGCTTCATCAAATCCAGCATGTTTAAGGAAGCAGTAACGTTGCCTGCTCGACACAGACCATCTATTAAAGTCGTATAAGTCACTACGGAAGGAACTAAGCCGTACTTTATAATCTTTCCAAATACTGCATATTGTTCTTTTAACTTATTTTCTTTGCAGAACACATCAAGAAATAAGTTGAGTGTGTGAGGGCTTGTCAAAAATACAGTCTCCAACATCCTTTCGAAAAGCAATAATGCATCTCCAAGTTTACCAACTTTGCAAAAGCCATCAATAAGAGCAGTAAACATTACTTCATCAGGCGATATTCCCTTCTTTTCCATCAAACCCAAAAGCCCATTTGCTAGTTCTGGTCTCTCTTGTTTGCACAGCTGGTCGAATAATATAGTGAAAGTATTATTGTCGGGCTCAACACCTAACGAATTCATCGAACTAAACATCTTTAAAGCAATGTCCAGTTGACCTTCTCGGCAGAATCCATCAATCATAATATTATATGTTACTTCGTTAGGCAATAAGCCATTCTCAACCACCTTTCTCAATAGTAACGCCGCTTTGTCAGATTCGTTAACTCTGCATAACCCTTCGATAAGCTCATTGTACGTGCGAATATTGGGCCTGCAGTTTCGCTTCTCCATCACTGCAAGCACCTCCAAAGCAGAAATAACCTGTCCTTCTTTGCAATACCCATTAATTAGTGAGTTGTAAGTTATAGTGCCAGGAAACAACCGTTCTTCTAGCATTCTATGGAACATCCCATGAGCCTCCTCCATCTTTCCTTCTCTGCATAATCCATCAATCAAAACAGTATAAGTATGGACATTTGGTTTACATCCCTTACTAACCATCTCATCAAGCAAGCTTAAAGCTTTATCAATCAATCCAACATCGCAAACAGCTTTTATGAGTACGGTATATGTACGAGTAGATGGCTGGCAGCCCCCATTTATCATTTCTTCTTTCAAGCCAAAGGCTTCTTTCGACTTGTCCACCTCACATAACCCATGGATAAGCATTGTGTAGGTTACTGAATTGGGCTTATAACTATCTCCTTTAGACATTATATCAAACACCCTGTGTGCCTCCTGGAGATCTTTTTCCCTACAATAACCCAGCACCATAGAAGTACAAATATGACTATCCAAGCGAAACCCAAATTTCAAGATCCTACATACAAACATCTCAGCAGCTTGTACAAATCCACTCTTGCACAGGGCGTTGATTATTGTTCTATAAACAATCCCACAAACACAGAAGCCCTCACTAACCATTCTCTTGTAAACATTGAATGCTGCAAGACCCATATCCAACTTCGCCAAACACATCAAAAGAGTGCAATAACAAGGGTAATTTAGACTAAACCCATCCATTCTCATTTCATCGAGCGCCTCCATCAGCGTCAAGATCTCACTTTGGTTTTCACAACACTCCTTAATCAACACAATTATGGCTTTATGAGCAACCCCATATGACTTGGAGGAAACAATTAAATGCAAAAGAAGAATCTTACTGCTTGTATCGTAGCAATACGTGGATTGCTTGCAAATCCACTTGAAAAATTGAACACCGACGTCGACTTTTGTCCTGTTGAGTTCTATAATCTTTGCAGCATCATGTGGGGTCAAATGAGATGCCAGTGACTTAAGAGTACTGTTTCGAACCCAGTCGGGCTTGTTAATTAAACTCGAGACACGATAGACAGAATTTTCTTCAGATTCTGTGGTCTTTGAAGGGTGATGTGTAGAtaaaagagaaacagaaaaGAGCATATAAGGAGATTTAAACACATGAAACCTGAACGGGATTTTGACGAGTCTGCTTGTGTTAGTCAACATACATAGCGAGATAACGGTTTTACAGGATGGATTGTTGTAAGCCGTCGATGATGG
This genomic stretch from Tripterygium wilfordii isolate XIE 37 chromosome 22, ASM1340144v1, whole genome shotgun sequence harbors:
- the LOC119990693 gene encoding pentatricopeptide repeat-containing protein At3g07290, mitochondrial; amino-acid sequence: MLTNTSRLVKIPFRFHVFKSPYMLFSVSLLSTHHPSKTTESEENSVYRVSSLINKPDWVRNSTLKSLASHLTPHDAAKIIELNRTKVDVGVQFFKWICKQSTYCYDTSSKILLLHLIVSSKSYGVAHKAIIVLIKECCENQSEILTLMEALDEMRMDGFSLNYPCYCTLLMCLAKLDMGLAAFNVYKRMVSEGFCVCGIVYRTIINALCKSGFVQAAEMFVCRILKFGFRLDSHICTSMVLGYCREKDLQEAHRVFDIMSKGDSYKPNSVTYTMLIHGLCEVDKSKEAFGLKEEMINGGCQPSTRTYTVLIKAVCDVGLIDKALSLLDEMVSKGCKPNVHTYTVLIDGLCREGKMEEAHGMFHRMLEERLFPGTITYNSLINGYCKEGQVISALEVLAVMEKRNCRPNIRTYNELIEGLCRVNESDKAALLLRKVVENGLLPNEVTYNIMIDGFCREGQLDIALKMFSSMNSLGVEPDNNTFTILFDQLCKQERPELANGLLGLMEKKGISPDEVMFTALIDGFCKVGKLGDALLLFERMLETVFLTSPHTLNLFLDVFCKENKLKEQYAVFGKIIKYGLVPSVVTYTTLIDGLCRAGNVTASLNMLDLMKRVSCAPNVYTYTILLNSLCQNGRIEEAETLLSDMLNSGVSPNYVTYAVLVKAHINVGRFERALDILNDVKKEHNGNTIRGSNYF
- the LOC119992028 gene encoding 5-amino-6-(5-phospho-D-ribitylamino)uracil phosphatase, chloroplastic-like; protein product: MLDSISMTSLIGYRPLCGGIPFRNMTCKKKSLDSCRFLLTELMGRKVVSPLHSVLRLKVKVVNSKALATELTKEAYSSREEDQIPQSWNYQIDTDTGVDRKPGLWPPENKADDPSLHNPLLRQERMGCGWLGAIFEWEGVIVEENPDLERQAWLALSQEEGISPPPTFILKRIEGMKNEQAISEVLCWSRDPVQVRKMAARKEEIYQALQGGIYRLRTGSQEFVNVLMHYKIPMALVSTRPRKTLETAIGSIGIEEYFSAIVAAEDVHRGKPDPEMFSYAAQLLKFIPERCIVFGNSNQTVEAAHDAQMKCVAVASKHPVYELGAADLVVRRLDELSVVDLKNLADVETTEFGPGEPELELEEEEDNPSTALGVDDSF